The Gaiella occulta genome has a window encoding:
- a CDS encoding YifB family Mg chelatase-like AAA ATPase: MLARAVTYAVVGLEPRRVEVEAHLATADLPAFAIVGLADRACQEAKHRVHSGVVNSLLTWPWKNRITVNLAPAALRKEGSGFDLPIALAVLAGSQQLPPERLLDHACVGELSLDGRVRPVAGTIAVAEGARRAGIRRLLCAAESASEAALAGIDAVPVRHLAQAVAYLRGEDDIAAAAPPSADELEEPDVPDLADVRGQQRGRRALELAAAGEHNLLLSGPPGTGKTMLARRLPGILPPLTRDEALEVTRIHSVAGTLPAGRPIVLAPPFRAPHHGASAAAIVGGGASPRPGEASLAHRGVLLLDELPEFPRPVLESLRQPLEDGVVSVARVGGHALFPARFRLVATMNLCPCGGRGDPAADCGCSAQRVAAYREKVSRALLDRFDLVVAMPRPRAQELAARPGEPSAAVRSRVVAARSRLRERDPLRRTPAASELLDRAVERVPLSGRGRARVARVARTIASLCAADAVLPEHVAEALSYRSPADVTGA, from the coding sequence GTGCTCGCGCGCGCCGTCACCTACGCCGTCGTCGGCCTCGAGCCGCGCAGGGTTGAGGTCGAGGCGCACCTCGCCACGGCCGACCTGCCGGCCTTCGCGATCGTCGGGCTCGCCGACCGCGCCTGCCAGGAGGCGAAGCACCGCGTGCACAGCGGCGTCGTCAACTCGCTGCTCACGTGGCCGTGGAAGAACCGCATCACCGTGAACCTGGCGCCGGCGGCGCTGCGCAAGGAGGGCTCGGGCTTCGATCTGCCGATCGCGCTCGCCGTCCTCGCCGGCTCGCAGCAGCTGCCGCCCGAGCGGCTGCTCGACCACGCGTGCGTCGGCGAGCTCTCGCTGGACGGTCGCGTGCGCCCCGTGGCCGGCACGATCGCCGTGGCCGAGGGGGCGCGGCGTGCCGGGATCCGCCGCCTCCTGTGCGCCGCCGAATCCGCCTCCGAGGCCGCTCTCGCCGGGATCGACGCGGTACCGGTGCGTCATCTCGCGCAGGCCGTCGCCTACCTGCGCGGCGAGGACGACATCGCCGCTGCTGCGCCGCCGTCCGCCGACGAGCTCGAGGAGCCGGACGTCCCCGATCTCGCCGATGTGCGCGGGCAGCAGCGCGGACGCCGGGCGCTCGAGCTCGCCGCGGCGGGCGAGCACAATCTCCTGCTCTCGGGCCCGCCGGGCACCGGCAAGACGATGCTCGCGCGGCGGCTTCCCGGCATCCTGCCGCCGCTGACACGCGACGAGGCGCTCGAGGTGACCCGGATCCACTCGGTCGCGGGCACGCTGCCGGCGGGGCGGCCGATCGTGCTCGCGCCGCCGTTCCGGGCACCGCACCACGGAGCCTCCGCCGCGGCGATCGTCGGCGGCGGCGCCAGCCCGCGTCCGGGCGAGGCGAGCCTCGCGCACCGGGGCGTGCTCCTGCTCGACGAGCTGCCGGAGTTCCCGCGGCCGGTGCTGGAATCGCTGCGCCAGCCGCTCGAGGACGGCGTCGTCTCGGTCGCCCGCGTGGGAGGGCACGCCCTCTTCCCGGCGCGCTTCCGGCTCGTCGCGACGATGAACCTGTGCCCGTGCGGCGGTCGTGGCGACCCGGCGGCCGACTGCGGTTGCAGCGCCCAGCGCGTCGCCGCGTACCGCGAGAAGGTGTCGCGCGCGCTGCTCGACCGCTTCGACCTCGTGGTCGCGATGCCGCGGCCGCGCGCGCAGGAGCTCGCGGCCCGGCCGGGCGAGCCCTCGGCGGCGGTGCGCAGCCGCGTGGTGGCGGCGCGGAGTCGCCTGCGCGAGCGCGATCCGCTGCGCCGCACGCCGGCCGCGTCGGAGCTGCTCGACCGCGCCGTGGAACGGGTGCCGCTGTCGGGGCGCGGCCGCGCGCGCGTGGCGCGGGTCGCGCGCACGATCGCCTCGCTCTGCGCCGCCGACGCCGTTCTCCCCGAGCACGTCGCCGAGGCGCTCTCGTACCGCTCGCCCGCGGATGTGACGGGCGCGTGA
- a CDS encoding DNA methyltransferase, with protein MAATQEALYPALDLELSWSERELPERERTKHVHRLHPYLGKFVPQLVEALLERHVPRGGRVLDPFAGSGTTLVQALESGYDAAGVDIAGFNALLVRVKTRPYNLDALRRDLRWAHAQAEAFAPRGRYPREASDYVRSWYAPAAAEELAHFRSLVEQVGSSDVLRVVLARAARSARRTTHFDLDFPKRPQTEPYWCHKHRRSCRPAESARRFLLRYTLDTLDRIEAFAAVRAPGRVARVLHGDARSIDLEGPYDGVVTSPPYPGLIDYHEQHRYAYELLGLDERRERELGRPARGTGRAAIEEYVEGVAAVLANARRSLALGGRVCIVVNDRRDLYPEVLRRAGLRLVDRHERHVNRRTGRRAGEYFESILVAVAN; from the coding sequence ATGGCCGCGACGCAGGAGGCGCTGTATCCCGCTCTCGACCTGGAGCTCTCGTGGTCCGAGCGCGAGCTGCCCGAGCGCGAGCGCACCAAGCACGTCCACCGGCTCCACCCGTACCTCGGCAAGTTCGTCCCGCAGCTCGTCGAGGCGCTGCTCGAGCGTCACGTGCCGCGCGGCGGCCGCGTGCTCGACCCGTTCGCGGGCTCGGGCACCACGCTCGTGCAGGCGCTCGAGTCGGGCTACGACGCGGCCGGCGTCGACATCGCCGGCTTCAACGCGCTCCTCGTCCGCGTCAAGACGCGCCCGTACAACCTCGACGCCCTGCGCCGCGACCTGCGCTGGGCGCACGCGCAGGCAGAGGCGTTCGCGCCGCGTGGCCGCTACCCGCGCGAGGCGTCGGACTACGTGCGCTCCTGGTATGCGCCCGCCGCCGCCGAGGAGCTGGCGCACTTCCGCTCGCTCGTCGAGCAGGTCGGCTCCTCCGACGTGCTCCGCGTCGTGCTCGCCCGCGCCGCCCGCTCGGCACGCCGCACGACGCACTTCGACCTCGACTTCCCGAAGCGGCCCCAGACGGAGCCGTACTGGTGCCACAAGCACCGGCGTAGCTGCCGGCCGGCCGAGTCCGCGCGCCGCTTCCTGCTGCGCTACACGCTGGACACGCTCGATCGCATCGAGGCGTTCGCGGCCGTGCGCGCCCCGGGCCGTGTCGCCCGCGTGCTCCACGGCGACGCCCGCTCGATCGATCTGGAGGGGCCCTACGACGGCGTCGTCACCTCGCCGCCGTATCCGGGGTTGATCGACTACCACGAGCAGCATCGCTACGCGTACGAGCTGCTCGGGCTCGACGAGCGTCGCGAGCGCGAGCTCGGGCGCCCCGCACGCGGCACGGGCAGGGCGGCGATCGAGGAGTACGTCGAAGGCGTCGCCGCCGTGCTCGCGAACGCGCGCCGCTCGCTCGCGCTCGGCGGCCGCGTCTGCATCGTCGTCAACGACCGGCGCGATCTCTACCCGGAGGTGCTGCGGCGGGCCGGCCTGCGGCTCGTCGACCGGCACGAGCGGCACGTGAACCGGCGCACCGGCCGGCGCGCGGGCGAGTACTTCGAGTCCATCCTCGTCGCCGTCGCGAACTAG
- a CDS encoding YraN family protein translates to MNAGERRALWHYRLRGYRVLGVNVRAGRNELDLIVRRGREIAFVEVKQRRGSGFGGAVAAVSAEKQRRVRDAAQAWLVRNPQPADVRVRFDVVALDGRRLRRIACSLAAGGRRRSPPLGPP, encoded by the coding sequence ATGAACGCGGGGGAGCGCCGCGCGCTCTGGCACTACCGCCTGCGCGGCTACCGCGTGCTCGGCGTGAACGTCCGCGCAGGGCGCAACGAGCTCGACCTGATCGTCCGGCGCGGCAGGGAGATCGCGTTCGTCGAGGTCAAGCAGCGGCGCGGCTCCGGCTTCGGCGGCGCCGTCGCCGCCGTGAGCGCCGAGAAGCAGCGGCGCGTCCGCGACGCAGCGCAGGCGTGGCTCGTGCGCAACCCCCAGCCTGCGGACGTGCGGGTGCGCTTCGACGTCGTGGCGCTCGACGGTCGTCGCCTGAGGCGCATCGCCTGCTCGCTGGCGGCTGGAGGGCGCAGGCGGTCTCCGCCTCTCGGCCCGCCCTGA
- a CDS encoding ribonuclease HII, which yields MPSASGQRLLRFDRRLGVRFVAGADEAGRGSLAGPLVVAGVLFDYAALRGRRVRRLATLNDSKQVAPDEREELFRAVMGCASRVSVRVIPAGAIDRDGLHHSNLWGLRTVLADLSQAEARLVDGFRLGPLAPPHRALVDGDTRSAAIAAASIVAKVTRDRVMRRLDSLHPRYGFSSHAGYITPAHAAAVRAHGPCGQHRLSYAAKCYEEEPAAA from the coding sequence GTGCCCTCTGCCAGCGGCCAGCGTCTGCTCCGCTTCGACCGACGCCTCGGGGTGCGATTCGTGGCGGGCGCGGACGAGGCCGGGCGTGGATCGCTCGCCGGCCCGCTCGTCGTCGCGGGCGTCCTGTTCGACTACGCCGCGCTGCGCGGACGCCGTGTCCGGCGGCTCGCGACGCTCAACGACTCGAAGCAGGTGGCGCCCGACGAGCGCGAGGAGCTGTTCCGCGCCGTGATGGGCTGCGCGAGCCGGGTCTCCGTGCGGGTCATCCCGGCCGGCGCGATCGACCGCGACGGCCTCCACCACTCGAATCTGTGGGGGTTGCGCACCGTGCTCGCCGACCTCTCGCAGGCCGAGGCGCGCCTCGTGGACGGGTTCCGGCTCGGCCCGCTGGCGCCGCCGCACCGGGCGCTCGTCGACGGCGACACCAGGAGCGCCGCGATCGCGGCAGCCTCGATCGTCGCCAAGGTGACGAGGGACCGCGTCATGCGTCGCCTCGACTCGCTCCACCCGCGCTACGGCTTCTCGTCCCACGCCGGCTACATCACGCCCGCGCACGCCGCCGCGGTGCGCGCCCACGGGCCCTGCGGGCAGCACCGTCTCTCGTACGCGGCGAAGTGCTACGAGGAGGAGCCGGCGGCGGCATGA
- the rplS gene encoding 50S ribosomal protein L19, whose product MSTIIESIEQQQLREVPRFKAGDTVRVHFKVIEGNRQRVQVFEGSVIKRQGSGVRETFTVRKQSFGVGVERTFPLHSPKIEKLEVAMVGDVNRAKLYYLRGRVGKKARIRELRQP is encoded by the coding sequence ATGTCCACGATCATCGAGAGCATCGAGCAGCAGCAGCTGCGTGAGGTTCCCCGGTTCAAGGCCGGCGACACCGTCCGCGTCCACTTCAAGGTGATCGAGGGCAACCGCCAACGCGTGCAGGTGTTCGAGGGCTCCGTGATCAAGCGGCAGGGCTCGGGTGTGCGCGAGACGTTCACGGTGCGCAAGCAGTCGTTCGGCGTCGGCGTCGAGCGCACCTTCCCGCTTCACTCGCCGAAGATCGAGAAGCTCGAGGTCGCCATGGTCGGCGACGTCAACCGCGCGAAGCTCTACTACCTCCGCGGCCGCGTCGGCAAGAAGGCGCGCATCCGCGAGCTGCGCCAGCCGTAG
- the lepB gene encoding signal peptidase I, with product MVDDGERLDGAYGRPQADAAPPPPPAPPPPAPPQARRSRNPVDRLTEGLPHGLRVTIDWIVTIAGAIAIVLLVKAYVVNPYRIPSSSMEPTLHCAQPAGGCEARFSDRVLANRFIYHLRSPRRGEIIVFKTPPAARVKCGAGGTFVKRLIGLPGETIEVRLRQGEGYVYIDGKLLREPYIASARRDGSQGPFGPFRIPRGAYFMMGDNRGQSCDSRQWGTVPRENLIGKVFATYWPPNRISLH from the coding sequence GTGGTCGACGACGGCGAGCGCCTCGACGGCGCCTACGGCCGGCCGCAGGCGGATGCCGCACCGCCGCCTCCTCCCGCGCCGCCCCCTCCCGCGCCGCCGCAAGCGCGGCGCTCGCGCAACCCCGTCGACCGGCTCACGGAAGGGCTGCCCCACGGCCTGCGCGTCACGATCGACTGGATCGTGACGATCGCCGGCGCGATCGCGATCGTGCTGCTCGTAAAGGCGTACGTCGTCAACCCGTACCGCATCCCGTCCTCGTCGATGGAGCCGACGCTCCACTGCGCCCAGCCGGCCGGCGGCTGCGAGGCCCGCTTCTCCGACCGCGTGCTCGCCAACCGCTTCATCTACCACCTGCGCTCGCCGCGCCGTGGAGAGATCATCGTGTTCAAGACCCCGCCGGCAGCCAGGGTGAAATGCGGCGCGGGGGGCACCTTCGTGAAGCGCCTGATCGGCCTCCCCGGCGAGACGATCGAGGTGCGGCTGCGGCAGGGCGAGGGCTACGTCTACATCGACGGCAAGCTCCTCAGGGAGCCGTATATCGCGAGCGCCCGCCGCGACGGCTCGCAGGGGCCGTTCGGCCCCTTCCGGATCCCCAGGGGCGCCTATTTCATGATGGGCGACAACCGCGGGCAGTCGTGCGACTCGCGCCAGTGGGGCACCGTGCCGAGGGAGAACCTGATCGGCAAGGTGTTCGCGACATACTGGCCTCCCAACCGCATCTCCCTGCACTGA
- the trmD gene encoding tRNA (guanine(37)-N(1))-methyltransferase, producing the protein MRLDVFTQIPHAFGWLTEQKPLATVLGGELELRLFNYRGTTPLRAGQVDDSPYGGGSGMVLRVDVVAAALEAAYGDERPARVIALTPQGRQLDQALVEELAAEPAIAVLSSRFEGFDARIVDHLCSDAVSIGPYVLSGGELPAMVLVDAVARRLPGALAEGSGESESFSADLDGGIEYPHYTRPPVFRGWEVPDVLLSGNHAAVDAWRREQSRFRSAV; encoded by the coding sequence GTGCGCCTCGACGTCTTCACGCAGATCCCGCATGCGTTCGGCTGGCTGACCGAGCAGAAGCCGCTTGCCACCGTGCTCGGCGGGGAGCTCGAGCTGCGGCTGTTCAACTACCGGGGCACGACGCCGCTGCGCGCCGGCCAGGTCGACGACTCTCCCTACGGCGGCGGCAGCGGCATGGTGCTGCGCGTCGACGTCGTCGCCGCCGCGCTCGAGGCGGCCTACGGCGACGAGCGCCCGGCACGCGTCATCGCCCTCACGCCGCAGGGCCGCCAGCTCGACCAGGCACTCGTCGAGGAGCTCGCCGCCGAGCCGGCGATCGCCGTCCTCTCGTCCCGCTTCGAGGGCTTCGACGCCCGCATCGTCGACCACCTGTGCAGCGACGCCGTCTCGATCGGCCCCTACGTGCTCTCCGGCGGCGAGCTGCCCGCGATGGTGCTCGTCGACGCCGTCGCCCGGCGGCTTCCCGGAGCGCTCGCCGAAGGCTCAGGGGAGAGCGAGAGCTTCAGCGCCGACCTCGACGGAGGCATCGAGTACCCGCACTACACGCGGCCGCCCGTGTTCCGGGGCTGGGAGGTGCCGGACGTGCTGCTGTCCGGCAATCACGCCGCCGTCGACGCATGGCGCCGCGAGCAGAGCCGCTTCCGGAGCGCGGTGTGA
- a CDS encoding ribosome maturation factor RimM, whose protein sequence is MGAGEPGAAAELVPVGRVGRPHGLDGAFVVEQGSDDESRYAVGATLHVDGVPARVVLFRRVGRGRCAIRLDRAVERGAQLAVRRDELPPAGPDEYYAFQLVGLSVEEEGGRRLGTVRDVVPGAANDNLELDDGALVPMIEDAIAGIDLDAGRILLNPGFME, encoded by the coding sequence ATGGGTGCGGGCGAGCCGGGTGCGGCGGCGGAGCTCGTGCCCGTCGGACGCGTCGGGCGGCCACACGGGCTCGACGGTGCCTTCGTCGTCGAGCAGGGCAGCGACGACGAGAGCCGCTACGCCGTCGGGGCGACGCTGCACGTCGACGGCGTCCCCGCGCGCGTCGTGCTCTTCCGCCGCGTGGGCCGCGGCCGCTGCGCGATCCGCCTCGACCGCGCCGTCGAGCGCGGCGCGCAGCTCGCGGTCCGGCGCGACGAGCTTCCTCCGGCCGGCCCGGACGAGTACTACGCCTTCCAGCTCGTCGGGCTCTCCGTCGAGGAGGAGGGCGGCCGCCGGCTCGGAACGGTACGGGACGTGGTCCCCGGCGCCGCCAACGACAACCTCGAGCTCGACGACGGCGCGCTCGTACCGATGATCGAGGACGCGATCGCAGGCATCGACCTCGACGCGGGCCGCATCCTTCTCAACCCCGGCTTCATGGAGTGA
- a CDS encoding KH domain-containing protein, giving the protein MADLLAWIARQLVDDPASVVVETVDHGDTVVLRLHVAPDDVGKVIGRQGRLARALRTLVRAAGARGERRIVLEIVG; this is encoded by the coding sequence GTGGCCGACCTGCTCGCCTGGATCGCGCGCCAGCTCGTCGACGACCCCGCCAGCGTGGTCGTCGAGACGGTCGACCATGGCGACACGGTCGTGCTGCGGCTGCACGTCGCACCCGACGACGTCGGCAAGGTGATCGGCCGCCAGGGTCGCCTGGCGCGGGCCCTGCGCACGCTCGTGCGCGCTGCCGGCGCCCGTGGCGAGCGGCGGATCGTGCTCGAGATCGTGGGGTAG
- the rpsP gene encoding 30S ribosomal protein S16 — translation MAVRMRLTRVGSKKNPIYRVVVADARAPRDGRFIEIVGRYNPQTDPSTIELDEAKVKDWLSKGAQPSGPVAKLIKAAGIG, via the coding sequence ATGGCTGTTCGCATGAGGCTGACGCGTGTCGGCTCGAAGAAGAATCCGATCTACCGCGTCGTCGTGGCGGACGCGCGCGCGCCGCGCGACGGCCGCTTCATCGAGATCGTCGGGCGCTACAACCCGCAGACCGATCCGTCCACGATCGAGCTCGACGAGGCCAAGGTCAAGGACTGGCTCTCCAAGGGCGCCCAGCCGAGCGGCCCCGTCGCGAAGCTGATCAAGGCCGCGGGCATCGGCTAG
- the ffh gene encoding signal recognition particle protein translates to MFDTLSDRLQLTLGDLGRAKRLDEDAVNKAMREIRLALLEADVNFQVVKDFVAGVKAAALGEDILKGLDAGQQVVKLVHDRLAELMGSGDSKLAFGRPPTVILMTGLQGSGKTTTSAKLALHLRRQGKRPGLVAADLQRPAAIDQLEQLGRQIAIPVYRTDTSDPVRAAAEGLERAKGDGLDVVIVDTAGRLHVDEALMDELARVRDAVKPLNVLLVLDAMTGQEAVNVAEAFQRRIAFDGVVLTKLDGDARGGAALSVKAITGKPIKFASVGEKLDQLEVFHPDRMASRILGMGDVLTLIEKAEAAVAEDEQAEMERRMRSGEFTFDDFLKSYRMVRRMGPLKGVLKMLPGVGKQLDGIDVDEGQMARVEAIVLSMTPQERRLPHLINGPRRRRIAAGSGTSIDEVNKLLAARKQMQKMMKQLGKGKLPALPPELSGGRPRR, encoded by the coding sequence GTGTTCGACACGCTCTCCGACCGGCTCCAGTTGACGCTCGGCGACCTCGGCCGTGCCAAACGGCTGGACGAGGACGCCGTCAACAAGGCGATGCGCGAGATCCGGCTCGCGCTGCTCGAAGCCGACGTCAACTTCCAGGTCGTCAAGGATTTCGTCGCGGGCGTCAAAGCCGCGGCTCTCGGGGAAGACATCCTCAAGGGGCTCGACGCTGGACAGCAGGTCGTCAAGCTCGTCCACGATCGCCTGGCCGAGCTGATGGGCTCCGGGGACTCCAAGCTTGCTTTCGGACGCCCGCCGACCGTGATCCTGATGACCGGCCTGCAGGGATCCGGCAAGACGACCACCTCCGCGAAGCTCGCCCTGCACCTGCGCCGCCAGGGCAAGCGGCCCGGGCTCGTCGCGGCCGACTTGCAGCGTCCCGCCGCGATCGACCAGCTCGAGCAGCTCGGCAGGCAGATCGCGATCCCCGTCTACCGCACGGACACGAGCGATCCCGTCCGCGCCGCCGCCGAGGGCCTCGAACGGGCGAAGGGCGACGGCCTCGACGTCGTGATCGTCGACACGGCCGGCCGGCTCCACGTCGACGAGGCGCTGATGGACGAGCTCGCCCGCGTCCGTGACGCCGTCAAGCCGCTCAACGTGCTTCTCGTGCTCGACGCGATGACCGGCCAGGAGGCGGTGAACGTCGCCGAGGCGTTCCAGCGGCGGATCGCCTTCGACGGTGTCGTGCTGACGAAGCTCGACGGCGACGCGCGCGGCGGCGCCGCGCTGTCGGTGAAGGCGATCACCGGCAAGCCGATCAAGTTCGCCTCGGTGGGCGAGAAGCTCGACCAGCTCGAGGTGTTCCACCCCGACAGGATGGCCTCGCGCATCCTCGGCATGGGCGACGTGCTCACCCTGATCGAGAAGGCCGAAGCGGCCGTCGCCGAGGACGAGCAGGCCGAGATGGAGCGGCGCATGCGCTCCGGCGAGTTCACGTTCGACGACTTCCTGAAGAGCTATCGCATGGTGCGGCGGATGGGGCCTCTGAAAGGCGTGCTGAAGATGCTGCCGGGCGTCGGCAAGCAGCTCGACGGCATCGACGTCGACGAGGGCCAGATGGCGCGCGTGGAGGCGATCGTGCTCTCGATGACGCCGCAGGAGCGGCGCCTGCCGCACCTGATCAACGGGCCGCGGCGCCGCCGCATCGCCGCCGGCAGCGGCACGTCGATCGACGAGGTGAACAAGCTGCTCGCCGCCCGCAAGCAGATGCAGAAGATGATGAAGCAGCTCGGCAAGGGAAAGCTGCCGGCGCTGCCGCCCGAGCTCAGCGGCGGCAGACCGCGCCGATGA
- the ftsY gene encoding signal recognition particle-docking protein FtsY, producing the protein MSRTWAELFGDEPTAADAPERGGFFGRLRDSLAKSRRALTAEIGAGTFSVGDEEAWERLEEALIHGDVGVRATAELVRRLEARGEIGDLGEALAEEIEALFGPAVTLDLSASPTVILVVGVNGTGKTTTVGKLAQKLREHGRTVLVGAGDTFRAAAEEQLEIWAERAGADFVGAPAGGDPAAVAFDAVEAGRARGRDVVIVDTAGRLHTQSNLMEELAKVRRVIEGRIAGAPHETLLVVDATTGQNGLQQARLFGESAGVTGVALTKLDGSAKGGVAVAIAYELGLPVKLVGVGEGIDDLRPFDPREFARALVSG; encoded by the coding sequence ATGTCGAGAACCTGGGCTGAGCTGTTCGGCGACGAGCCGACCGCTGCCGACGCGCCGGAGCGGGGCGGTTTCTTCGGCCGGCTCCGTGACTCGCTTGCGAAGAGCCGGCGGGCGCTGACGGCCGAGATCGGCGCCGGGACGTTCTCCGTGGGCGACGAGGAGGCCTGGGAGCGCCTCGAGGAGGCGCTCATCCACGGCGACGTCGGCGTCCGCGCCACTGCCGAGCTCGTGCGGCGCCTCGAGGCCCGCGGCGAGATCGGCGATCTCGGCGAGGCGCTGGCGGAGGAGATCGAGGCCCTGTTCGGGCCCGCTGTCACGCTCGACCTGTCGGCGTCGCCCACCGTGATCCTCGTCGTCGGCGTCAACGGCACCGGCAAGACGACGACGGTCGGCAAGCTCGCGCAGAAGCTGCGGGAGCACGGTCGCACCGTTCTCGTCGGCGCCGGAGACACGTTCCGAGCGGCGGCAGAGGAGCAGCTCGAGATCTGGGCCGAGCGGGCAGGGGCAGACTTCGTCGGCGCCCCGGCCGGGGGCGATCCGGCTGCTGTCGCCTTCGACGCCGTCGAGGCGGGCCGCGCGCGCGGGCGCGACGTCGTGATCGTCGACACGGCCGGGCGGCTCCACACCCAGTCCAACCTGATGGAGGAGCTTGCGAAGGTGAGGCGGGTGATCGAGGGTCGGATCGCGGGCGCGCCGCACGAGACGCTTCTCGTCGTCGACGCGACGACGGGCCAGAACGGCCTCCAACAGGCACGTCTCTTCGGCGAGTCGGCCGGCGTGACCGGCGTCGCGCTGACGAAGCTCGACGGTTCGGCGAAGGGTGGCGTCGCGGTCGCGATCGCGTACGAGCTCGGCCTGCCCGTGAAGCTCGTGGGAGTGGGGGAAGGGATCGACGATCTGCGTCCGTTCGATCCGCGCGAGTTCGCGCGGGCGCTCGTGTCAGGCTAG
- a CDS encoding type II toxin-antitoxin system VapC family toxin, translating into MIFIDTSFFIAVGNARDGHHAEATLLLERHGRSGLVTSNLIRGESWTFINRRYGHRAAVGFLDRLDGSKQLEILPVGQDVEKRALRWLRRHGEREYSFVDATSFALMRSLTIREALTFDGDFAAAGFVTLRA; encoded by the coding sequence GTGATCTTCATCGACACGTCGTTCTTCATCGCCGTCGGCAACGCTCGCGATGGCCATCACGCCGAGGCGACACTGCTCCTCGAGCGACATGGACGCTCGGGCCTCGTCACGTCCAATCTGATCCGGGGCGAGTCGTGGACGTTCATCAACCGGCGCTACGGGCATCGTGCCGCGGTCGGGTTCCTGGACCGCCTCGACGGCTCGAAGCAGCTCGAGATCCTTCCGGTCGGTCAGGACGTCGAGAAGCGGGCACTCCGGTGGCTCAGACGTCATGGAGAGCGGGAGTACTCGTTTGTCGACGCGACGAGCTTCGCCCTCATGCGCTCGCTGACGATCCGAGAGGCGCTGACCTTCGACGGCGACTTCGCCGCAGCCGGCTTCGTCACTTTGCGCGCCTGA
- a CDS encoding CopG family transcriptional regulator translates to MKRLQIMIDEDLDEALEREARIGGTSKAALIRAYVRDRLEPLPPIDEDPLWELVGAFEGGPGDSTSTDEVVYGSRA, encoded by the coding sequence ATGAAGCGTCTCCAGATCATGATCGACGAGGACCTCGACGAGGCGCTCGAGCGCGAGGCGCGGATCGGCGGCACCTCCAAGGCAGCGTTGATTCGCGCGTACGTGCGCGATCGCCTGGAACCGTTGCCGCCGATCGACGAGGATCCGCTCTGGGAGCTGGTCGGAGCCTTCGAGGGCGGTCCCGGTGACTCGACGTCGACGGACGAGGTCGTGTACGGGTCGCGCGCGTGA